Proteins encoded within one genomic window of bacterium:
- a CDS encoding DUF3311 domain-containing protein encodes MKRGSDLSASRTHRAAHPVFSPWYLLLLLPFIALLWPAFYSRAEPAVWGIPYFYFYQFVWLIIGVILTAFVYKVTKQEGGR; translated from the coding sequence ATGAAGAGAGGTTCGGACCTGTCGGCGTCACGCACGCACCGCGCTGCGCACCCCGTGTTCAGCCCGTGGTACCTCCTGCTGTTGCTTCCGTTCATCGCGTTGCTCTGGCCCGCGTTCTACTCTCGCGCAGAACCGGCGGTGTGGGGGATCCCATACTTCTATTTCTACCAGTTCGTTTGGCTCATCATCGGCGTGATCTTGACGGCATTCGTGTATAAGGTCACAAAGCAGGAGGGTGGGCGATGA